In the genome of Methanococcoides burtonii DSM 6242, the window AAGAGGTTATCGTTACGATCACCAATAGCGGCTATATCAAGAGGATGCCTGTGGATACCTACAGTCAGCAGCACAGGGGTGGAAAAGGAGTCATTGGAATGGAAACAAAGGAACAGGATGTCGTTGAAGATATCTTTATATCATCCACTCATGATTACCTGATGTTCTTCACCAACCGCGGAAAAGTCCACTGGAAAAAGGTTTACGGTCTCCCAGAAGGAAGTCGTCAGTCAAAGGGTAAGGCTGTTGTAAACCTGCTTGATCTTGCTGAGAATGAATCCGTTACTGCAACAATAACAGTGAAGGAATTCGAAGAGGATAAGTTCTTATTTATGGCAACACGAATGGGAACTGTAAAGAAGACCCCATTGTCGGATTTCAGTAATGTGAGAAAGGCCGGTATCATTGCGCTCAAACTTGATGAAGGGGACGAGCTTGTCAATGTGGCACTCACGGACGGCTCCAAGGAAATAATGATGGTCTCAAGACATGGAAAGGCCATCAGATTCTGTGAAAGGGATGTCCGTCCAATGGGTCGTACTGCAAGAGGTGTTCGTGGAATGAGGCTTACCGGCGATGATATTGTGGTAAGTCTTGATATTGTTGACCTGAGCACAAAACTACTCACCATCACAGAGAACGGATATGGAAAACGTACAACGTTTGACGAGTACCGTGGAATGAAACGTGGCGGACAGGGTGTGATCACCATAGTGACAAGTCTCAGGAACGGTCCTGTAATAAATGTAAAGGCCGTTAAAGAGGAAGATGAGGTCATGGTGACAAGTTCTGAAGGAATTTTCATCAGAATTCCTGTGAAGGATATACGTGCACAGGGAAGAAACACACAGGGTGTCAAAATTATGAATGTGCGCCCCGGCGACAAGGTTGTGGGTGTTGCAAGAATTAAAAATGAGGAATGACACAAACTAAACACTTTTAAATATTGACCATATTTACTAGACTAAATCAGCTTAAAGGATGATCATTATGGAACTTGAAAAATTAAGACACGGTACAGAACTTATCAAACGCGGCTTTGCAAAGATGCAGAAAGGCGGCGTTATCATGGACGTTACGACCCCTGAGGAAGCAAAGATCGCTGAAGAGGCAGGAGCTGTTGCAGTTATGGCACTCCACGCAGTCCCTTCAGACATAAGAAAGGAAGGCGGCGTTGCAAGGATGGCAGACCCACAGGTAACTGCTGACATCATTGCATCTGTAACAATTCCGGTAATGGCAAAAGCAAGGATCGGACATTTCGTTGAAGCTGAGATTCTTCAGGCACTTGGCTCCGACATGATCGATGAGTCTGAAGTACTTACACCTGCAGATGAGGAGTTCCACATCGATAAGACACAGTTCACCGTTCCTTTCGTATGTGGTGCACGTAACCTCGGTGAAGCACTGAGAAGGATCAACGAGGGTGCAGCTATGATACGCACAAAGGGCGAAGCTGGTACCGGAGATGTAAGAGAGGCTGTACGCCACATGAAGCAGATACTGGGCGAGATCAGGACACTTAAGGGAATGACAAAGGAAGAGCTTATCATGGCTGCAAGGGACATCGAAGCACCTATTGAGCTTGTTATGGAAACTGCAGAGATGCAGCGTCTTCCTGTTGTGAACTTCGCAGCTGGCGGAATTGCAACTCCTGCAGATGCAGCTCTTATGATGAGACTTGGCGCTGACGGTGTTTTTGTCGGTTCAGGTATCTTCAAGGCAGAGAAGCCGGAAGTAATGGCAAAAGCTATTGTTGAGGCTGTTAACAACTACAACAATCCTGAAGTACTTGCTGAGGTATCAAAAGGTATCGGTGCAGGTATGAAAGGTATCAGTGTAGATTCAATCCCAGAGGATCAGGTTCTCCAGACTCGTGGCTGGTAACCTTTCCTTTTTTACTTCTTTTTATTGGTGTTAATTATGCGTATTGGCGTTATCGCTATTCAGGGCGATGTTTCTGAACATGTTGAATCTCTTGAGCGTGCTCTTGCAGAACGCGGAGCAACTGCTGAAATAGTTAATATCAAGCACAAGGGCATCGTTCCCACCTGTGACGGACTTGTGTTTCCTGGCGGAGAAAGTACAACACTTGGTCGCCTCATCTTAAGGGAAGGTATTGACGCAGAGATTAAGGATGCAAAAGAACAAGGCATTCCCATTATGGGAACCTGTGCAGGTCTCATCCTGACCGCAAAAGCAGGCGATTCACAGGTAGAGAAGACACACCAGCATCTGTTAGGACTTATGGATATAAAGGTCAACAGAAATGCCTTTGGAAGACAGTTCCAATCGTTCGAGGTCGGGCTTGAAATATCATTCCTCGATTCCCCATACAATGCCGTCTTTATCAGAGCTCCTGCAATTACCGAAGCAGGAGAGGGTGTAAAGGTCCTTGCCTCCATCGATGGCAAGATCGTTGCTGCAGAGCAGGATAATGTGCTGGCATTTGCATTCCATCCTGAGCTGACCGATGATATGAGGGTTCACCAGTATTTCCTTGACAAGTTATTCAATTGATCTGTTTTATTTTATTGCATTCTGTAGAAGACATATCCGTAATCATCAGGACATTCCCCATACATCCCAAATATGACAGTTTCAATCAATTTTCATTAGAAAATGCTCAAAACTGTCAAACTTGTAATGGATGAATATAGTGACATAACGTATCACAATATCAAATATTATGTCAGGTTAATATTAATTCCCTCCATTGAAGGGTTGATCAACAAGGATCTTCTAACTTATCTTAAAAATAAAAAAAGAAAAGTGGAGATTATTTCTTCTCTTTGGCATATGCCACAAGTGCTTCTTTGATACCCCACTTGAAAGCCACGACAACAGCGAATCCCCATGCAAGTGGTCCCATAAGCAGATAGAAGATACTCGTATCGATGAGCATTGTATCAAGTGCAAGCAATACCAGTATGAGTGCAAGGAACCCTTTGAGTAATGGAATCCAAACATTACTTCCCTCTACTTCCATTCCTTCCATGATACCTTTTAGGTAATCTGTAAGGAGATCAAGTACCAATAACCCAACTATCAGTATGAGAACACCTGCAAATAAACTGGGTATGTAATTGAGTATGTCTGTTAAGAACTTAGATACGACATCCAATCCCAGTATATTAGAAGCTGCCAGAATAAAGATCAAGTATCCAAAAGCTTTTACGATACCTGCAATAATTCCCGAAATTTTCAAGTTTGCCGCTTCAAGTCCTTTTCCGATTCCACTGTTTTGTATCTTTTCATCAATACCAGATGCAATCAAGATCGTCTTTATGAACCCTGTCAAGAAATCAACGATAAGCAACCCAATTATAAGAATTACCGCTGCAGATATTACAAGAGGCAGGAATAATATGATCTGTGCGAGGAAATTTGCCACAATCTGTATCTTCAGTATGTCTATAATGATCACAGCAAATATGATATAGACGAACCATTTGATTATGCTACCAAACATTGCAACGGTGGTAGATCCAGTTCTTTCGATCATGCCGCCTAAGAATGTTTTATCGATGAGGTCATCCAGACCTATCTTATCAAGGACCTTTGCTCCGATCTTTCCAAGGATTTTTCCGACAAACATTCCTACTATCATCAACATGATGACAGCTACAAGTATCGGAATAAATGCAATGAACTGATCCACCATTCCAAATAAACTTCCCAGTATCGGTGATTCTACCATTATATATTCCCCCATCTATTTATTTATTTATTCTATTCATTATGTAGAAGAAATATTCTAAACTCAGATATCTCTCATACACCACTCCATCTTTAAATTTGGCATGTTTGTATTTAAGGCTTCTGCCTATAATATATCATACAGTAATTAACACAAAATATATTAAAAATAGGATAATCATTTTGAATCAAGAGCTGGTCTTTCCAGTGTTCTGTAGAAATCTTTATAAGGCAAAAAAGAAAAGTTTGCATAACTTGTACTTTTAACAAAAAATGATGTTATAATTAGAATATAAGTTCTTTACACGATTATTTACTTCCATTTCCTTTTGTGATATGTTTGCAATACGAGACCGTTCGTTTTAAATCATGTATGTACTTTTATTTTCATTGATGTCTTTTTTAAGTCATTCAATTATATCATTTTAGAAGAATAACTTCGAAACATTAATGTATGGTACTTGTTAACAGATGTCAGCATTAGTGCGTGTTATGTGGTAGCATATACCAGGCAAAAAAATGGCAAGTGATAACTATGTTAGGAATTGATGATCCTCAAATCTGGTTGGCATATATATTGTGCATTGTTAGTGCATTGGGATGTATGGTCTATGGTCTTTTGAAGTGGAATGAAGAGGAAAGCGAGGAGTGGTAATAAGTGGCAGTAAATACTTCAACACTTGGTATCTTCGTTCTTGTATATCTTCTCGCAGTATTTTACTGTGGCTGGTTGGCTTACAAAAGGACGAAGGATGTAGAAGACTACATGCTTGCCGGAAGGAAGGTAAATCCTTATATTCTTGCTCTTTCCTATGGTGCTGCTTTCATCAGTACAGCGGCTATAATCGGGTTTGGAGGAGTGACGGGAACACTTGGTCTTGGAACTCTCTGGCTTGTGTTCATGAATATCTTTGTGGGTATCTTTATAGCGTTCGTGGTATTTGGTGCAAGGACCAGAAGGATAGGTTTGAACCTTGGTGCTGTAACTTTCCCTGAACTTATCGGAAGGCGTTTCCAGTCTCGTTTCATTCAAGGCTATTCTGGTGCTCTCATTGCTCTTTTTATGCCTCTTTATGCCGGTATAGTCCTTATTGGCGGTGCAAGGTTCATGGAAACCGCACTTTCAATAGATTACAATATTGCAGTACTTATTCTGATAGTCATCGTAGCAGCTTATGTTATTACGGGTGGTCTGCTTGCTGTTATGTACACAGATGCACTTCAGGGAACTTTGATGTTCGTTGGGATGTCAATTCTTCTGGTATTGACCTATACTAAGCTCGGTGGTGTGGTAGAAGCTCATCAGGCACTTACGAACCTTGCTCCACTGGTTCCTGAATCTCTTGCAGCAGGTGGTCATCAGGGCTGGACTGCAATGCCCGTATTTGGTTCTCCGATCTGGTGGACAATGGTCTCAACCATTATTCTTGGTGTTGGCATTGGTGTATTGGCACAGCCACAACTTGCTGTCAGGTTCATGACAGTCGATAGTAAGAAATCCCTGAATAGAGCAGTTTTCGCAGGCGGTCCGTTCATTCTTATGATGGCGGGCGTAGCATACATTGTAGGTGGCCTTTCAAACGTCCATTTTTTCAATACGGTGGGAATGATCTCCATTGATGTTGCAAAAGGAAATCTCGATCTTATCATGCCTGAATACATTAACAGTGCAATGCCTGAATTGTTCGTTATCTTTTTCATGATAACTTTGCTTGCAGCGGCGATGTCCACATTAAGTTCACAGTTCCACACAATGGGAACAGCTATCGGCCATGATTTTTACCGTGAGTTCCTTATGAAAGGAAATGCGGGCAATACAGTTACGGTTACCAAATTTGGTATAATTGTGACCATTATATTCAGTGTAATACTCGCATACATTCTACCGATCAGCATAATTGCAAGGGCAACTGCTATCTTCTTCGGACTTTGTGCAGCAGCTTTCCTTCCGATGTATATTGGTGCATTGTTCTGGAAGAGGATGACAAAGGAAGGCGCTATTGCAAGTCTTGTTGTGGGTACTTTTAGTAGCCTGTTCTGGCTGGCATTCGTGCATATAAAAGAAGCAGCACCTCTTGGCATCTGCAAGGCTCTTTTTGGAACCGATACTTTACTTACAGGTACCTGGACAGTCGTTGACCCAATTCTGATTGCTTTTCCTCTTGCAACGATAGCTGCAGTGAGTGTGAGTCTTATGACAAAACAGCCATCAAAGGAACACCTCAATACGTGTTATGGTAAGAAGTTCTGATATCAGTTCATTGAAATCTATGACATTGGGCAGCATTTAGCTGCCTCTTTCTTTTTTTACCATTTTAAAATGATGAACATCCTTATATAGTTCTGATAATCAACATTATCCAGCTATTGTATGAGGAATAACAGATGCCTGTAATGAGTCTTATTGGATGCCGGATGTTCGAGGATGAGATAGTTCATCTGGTGGAGAACGAACCGCTTATAGATGAGCTTATTGTGGTGGAGAACAAGGATTGTTCACGTCTAATGGAAAAGCTTGATGATGTTGGGATCTCCTACAAACTTGTTCCTGAAACATCCCTGAACTCCGCTTACAAGGGCAATTGTCAGGATAAATACTGTTTTATCATCAATATCCTTGAGTTTGCTTTGCATGCTATACCTCAAAACCTTAAATCTGAGGTATATAAGGCAGTTGAGGACATGGCCGACTTTTCGGATGGTATCTTGTTGTTCTACGGGCTTTGTGGAAATGTTCTTGGCAAGGTCGAAGAAGAGCTTGGTGATCTGGATTGCAGGATCTGTATCCTTAAGGAAGAGAATGGCGAGATCGTTGATGATTGTATTGGAGCTGTACTTGGTGGCAGGGATGCATATCTTGAACAACTTAAGAGTTTCAAGGGTGTAGGTACATTTTTCCTTACTCCTATGTGGGCAGCCAATTGGGGAGATATGCTCGTTGCCGGAGGTTTTGGTAAAGACCCTACTGATGTTAAAACCTCAAAGTGGGTTTTCGATTCCATTGGCTACAAAAAAGTTGCGAAATTGAATACCGGTCTGCATTACGAAAAGGAGTTCGATAATATCGTTAAGGAATTTGCCAATATCTTTGAGTTCGATATTCTGAACATCGAGGGTACCCTTGACCTTGTGGAGAGATGTTATCGTGATTTCAGGGATGAAATTCTTGAAGGCCATCATGAAAAGCTCGATTGAGCATTCTTCTTTTGCATACTGTTATTAAGGATATTGTCAATGGTTAAAGCAAAATAAAGTTATCTTCAAATATGGTGATATTTTTTGACACGAGTACTTGCTACGGGAACCTTTGATCTTCTACATCCGGGACATGTTTTTTTCTTGAGACAGGCACGCAGTTTTGGAGATGAGCTTTATGTCCTTGTTGCAAGGGATTCGATGATAAAGCACAAGGCACAACCTATTGTTCCTGAAGGGCAACGACTTAAGATGATAAGTGCTTTCGGGGTTGTGGACAAGGCACTTCTTGGAAGCGAGAGTGATATCTTTGAGCCTTTAAAAGAGATCAATCCTGATATCATCGTTCTGGGACATGACCAGTTCTTCGATACCGGTGAGCTTGAGAAAAATTTGGGTGAGAGGGGCTTTAAAGCAAAGGTAGTACGCATCGATGATGCGATGAAATGTGAACTTTGCAGTAGTGGAAGAATTATTAAAAGGGTACTTGAAAGGTATGGGCAGAATGAGGAATGAATGTTCTCTCTAAAATATATGGAATAAATATGTGAGGGTTAAAGGAGTGTTTCCTCTATCCTCTGAAGTGCCTGTTTTATCCTTTCCTGTGATGTCGCGTAGGATATTCTTACGAAATCCTTTCCACTGAGTCCGAATGCTGAGCCAGGTGTAACGGCTACATGTGCATCCTGAAGCAGTTTTTCAGCTACTGCGTCACCGTCCCCGAATTCACTGACATCGGCAAATGCATAG includes:
- the pdxS gene encoding pyridoxal 5'-phosphate synthase lyase subunit PdxS, with the translated sequence MELEKLRHGTELIKRGFAKMQKGGVIMDVTTPEEAKIAEEAGAVAVMALHAVPSDIRKEGGVARMADPQVTADIIASVTIPVMAKARIGHFVEAEILQALGSDMIDESEVLTPADEEFHIDKTQFTVPFVCGARNLGEALRRINEGAAMIRTKGEAGTGDVREAVRHMKQILGEIRTLKGMTKEELIMAARDIEAPIELVMETAEMQRLPVVNFAAGGIATPADAALMMRLGADGVFVGSGIFKAEKPEVMAKAIVEAVNNYNNPEVLAEVSKGIGAGMKGISVDSIPEDQVLQTRGW
- the pdxT gene encoding pyridoxal 5'-phosphate synthase glutaminase subunit PdxT, which gives rise to MRIGVIAIQGDVSEHVESLERALAERGATAEIVNIKHKGIVPTCDGLVFPGGESTTLGRLILREGIDAEIKDAKEQGIPIMGTCAGLILTAKAGDSQVEKTHQHLLGLMDIKVNRNAFGRQFQSFEVGLEISFLDSPYNAVFIRAPAITEAGEGVKVLASIDGKIVAAEQDNVLAFAFHPELTDDMRVHQYFLDKLFN
- a CDS encoding mechanosensitive ion channel family protein gives rise to the protein MVESPILGSLFGMVDQFIAFIPILVAVIMLMIVGMFVGKILGKIGAKVLDKIGLDDLIDKTFLGGMIERTGSTTVAMFGSIIKWFVYIIFAVIIIDILKIQIVANFLAQIILFLPLVISAAVILIIGLLIVDFLTGFIKTILIASGIDEKIQNSGIGKGLEAANLKISGIIAGIVKAFGYLIFILAASNILGLDVVSKFLTDILNYIPSLFAGVLILIVGLLVLDLLTDYLKGIMEGMEVEGSNVWIPLLKGFLALILVLLALDTMLIDTSIFYLLMGPLAWGFAVVVAFKWGIKEALVAYAKEKK
- a CDS encoding symporter small accessory protein; amino-acid sequence: MLGIDDPQIWLAYILCIVSALGCMVYGLLKWNEEESEEW
- a CDS encoding sodium:solute symporter family protein is translated as MAVNTSTLGIFVLVYLLAVFYCGWLAYKRTKDVEDYMLAGRKVNPYILALSYGAAFISTAAIIGFGGVTGTLGLGTLWLVFMNIFVGIFIAFVVFGARTRRIGLNLGAVTFPELIGRRFQSRFIQGYSGALIALFMPLYAGIVLIGGARFMETALSIDYNIAVLILIVIVAAYVITGGLLAVMYTDALQGTLMFVGMSILLVLTYTKLGGVVEAHQALTNLAPLVPESLAAGGHQGWTAMPVFGSPIWWTMVSTIILGVGIGVLAQPQLAVRFMTVDSKKSLNRAVFAGGPFILMMAGVAYIVGGLSNVHFFNTVGMISIDVAKGNLDLIMPEYINSAMPELFVIFFMITLLAAAMSTLSSQFHTMGTAIGHDFYREFLMKGNAGNTVTVTKFGIIVTIIFSVILAYILPISIIARATAIFFGLCAAAFLPMYIGALFWKRMTKEGAIASLVVGTFSSLFWLAFVHIKEAAPLGICKALFGTDTLLTGTWTVVDPILIAFPLATIAAVSVSLMTKQPSKEHLNTCYGKKF
- a CDS encoding DUF1638 domain-containing protein translates to MPVMSLIGCRMFEDEIVHLVENEPLIDELIVVENKDCSRLMEKLDDVGISYKLVPETSLNSAYKGNCQDKYCFIINILEFALHAIPQNLKSEVYKAVEDMADFSDGILLFYGLCGNVLGKVEEELGDLDCRICILKEENGEIVDDCIGAVLGGRDAYLEQLKSFKGVGTFFLTPMWAANWGDMLVAGGFGKDPTDVKTSKWVFDSIGYKKVAKLNTGLHYEKEFDNIVKEFANIFEFDILNIEGTLDLVERCYRDFRDEILEGHHEKLD
- a CDS encoding adenylyltransferase/cytidyltransferase family protein, with protein sequence MTRVLATGTFDLLHPGHVFFLRQARSFGDELYVLVARDSMIKHKAQPIVPEGQRLKMISAFGVVDKALLGSESDIFEPLKEINPDIIVLGHDQFFDTGELEKNLGERGFKAKVVRIDDAMKCELCSSGRIIKRVLERYGQNEE